In one window of Flavobacterium ginsengisoli DNA:
- a CDS encoding sensor histidine kinase, translating to MKINKLNSIIILGLVAIISILVAQLLWTKEAFTIEQKKLSQKAHIALLEVAKKLYEGTNHELPVQNPVQKIANDYYIVNVDNEFEPDILEFYLKTEFKKMNITTDFEYAMYNCQSDEMIYGDYISLSKKKSECKKTVYFPKHKNLVYYFAVRFPNETTYLFSSMRFWFILSTALILILLIYVYSIFTLLQHKKYSELQRDFINNMTHEFKTPLASILIASKYLIEQKPIKEDKKLFTYTDIIINQGNKLNGHIEKILDIARSDYTPLELKKESILIVPIIEETIENIKLKYPEASITIETVSKEYLLETDTFHFANLVYNLLDNAIKYCNEKPEVTIKIIEDNNCLKLEFIDNGIGINPKKISFIFDKFYRVQNEKSNEVNGFGLGLYYVKEICSLQNWKIKAENNQEKGVTLTLSIPYKK from the coding sequence ATCATCAGTATTTTGGTGGCACAATTGTTATGGACAAAAGAGGCTTTCACAATCGAACAAAAAAAACTTAGCCAAAAAGCACATATTGCTTTGCTAGAAGTGGCTAAAAAATTATACGAAGGAACTAATCATGAACTTCCGGTTCAGAATCCTGTACAGAAAATTGCAAACGACTATTATATTGTAAATGTCGACAATGAATTTGAACCTGATATTTTAGAATTTTATCTAAAGACAGAATTCAAAAAAATGAATATCACGACCGACTTTGAATATGCAATGTACAATTGCCAAAGTGATGAAATGATTTATGGCGATTATATTTCGCTTTCGAAGAAAAAATCAGAATGTAAAAAGACTGTTTATTTTCCTAAACATAAAAATCTGGTTTATTATTTCGCTGTTCGTTTTCCGAATGAAACCACCTATTTATTCAGTTCTATGCGTTTTTGGTTTATTCTTTCAACCGCATTGATTCTGATTTTATTGATTTATGTGTATTCTATTTTTACACTTTTACAGCATAAAAAATATTCAGAACTGCAGCGTGATTTCATCAATAATATGACGCACGAATTTAAAACTCCTTTAGCATCTATTCTTATTGCATCGAAATATTTGATCGAACAAAAACCAATTAAAGAAGATAAAAAACTTTTTACTTATACCGATATTATTATCAATCAAGGAAATAAACTAAACGGCCACATCGAAAAGATTCTAGATATTGCAAGATCTGATTATACTCCGTTAGAACTTAAAAAAGAAAGTATTTTAATTGTTCCGATTATTGAAGAGACAATAGAAAACATTAAACTAAAATATCCTGAGGCTTCTATTACAATTGAAACCGTTTCAAAAGAATATTTGCTTGAAACTGATACTTTTCATTTTGCCAATTTAGTTTATAATTTATTGGATAATGCTATAAAGTATTGTAATGAAAAACCAGAAGTTACAATAAAAATCATTGAAGATAATAATTGTCTAAAACTCGAATTTATTGATAATGGAATTGGCATTAATCCTAAAAAAATATCTTTTATCTTTGATAAGTTTTACCGCGTTCAGAACGAAAAAAGTAACGAAGTTAACGGTTTTGGACTTGGTTTATATTATGTGAAAGAAATCTGCAGTTTGCAAAACTGGAAAATAAAAGCCGAAAATAATCAAGAAAAAGGTGTTACTTTAACTTTATCAATTCCTTACAAAAAATGA
- a CDS encoding GIY-YIG nuclease family protein, with translation MHLQEGFHTYFIYILTNKSKSVFYVGVANNLKKRLIKHKENVLLNHKTFASKYNVEFLLYYEKFTWIQEAIAREKEIKGWRREKKIDLIKTINPELKFLEY, from the coding sequence ATGCATTTACAAGAAGGTTTTCATACTTATTTCATTTATATTTTGACAAATAAATCGAAATCTGTCTTTTATGTTGGAGTTGCTAATAATTTAAAAAAGAGATTAATAAAGCATAAAGAGAATGTTTTATTGAACCATAAAACTTTTGCTTCGAAATACAATGTTGAGTTCTTACTTTATTATGAAAAATTTACTTGGATTCAAGAAGCGATTGCGAGGGAGAAAGAAATTAAAGGATGGAGGAGAGAGAAGAAAATTGATTTAATTAAAACTATAAATCCTGAATTGAAATTTTTGGAATATTAA
- a CDS encoding response regulator transcription factor — translation MKNFKILYAEDDETLAFLTKDNLEQNNYEVIHCSDGKSALKIFEEEEFDVCIFDIMMPKMDGFELAEAVRKIDVNVPIIFLSAKTLKEDRIKGLRLGADDYLVKPFSIEELLLKIEIFLKRSQKNIPPAKTIYEVGKYQFDTKNFILFNDEEKVGLTQREAELLKLFLDHKNSVLKREQILTSLWGTDDYFMGRSLDVFISRLRKILANEQGISIENLHGIGFRFSIG, via the coding sequence ATGAAAAATTTCAAAATACTATATGCTGAAGACGACGAAACCCTTGCGTTTTTAACCAAAGATAATTTGGAGCAAAATAATTATGAAGTGATTCATTGTTCTGACGGAAAATCGGCACTTAAAATTTTTGAGGAAGAAGAATTTGATGTGTGCATTTTTGATATTATGATGCCAAAAATGGATGGTTTTGAGCTTGCAGAAGCAGTTCGAAAAATTGATGTTAATGTTCCGATTATTTTCCTTTCGGCTAAAACTTTAAAAGAAGATCGCATTAAAGGACTTCGTCTCGGGGCAGATGATTATTTGGTAAAGCCTTTCAGCATTGAAGAGTTACTTCTGAAAATTGAAATTTTCTTGAAACGATCTCAGAAAAATATTCCGCCTGCAAAAACAATTTATGAGGTAGGAAAATATCAGTTTGACACTAAAAATTTCATTCTTTTTAATGACGAAGAAAAAGTTGGATTAACCCAACGTGAAGCCGAATTATTGAAACTTTTTCTAGATCATAAAAATTCTGTTTTAAAACGCGAACAAATCTTAACCTCTTTATGGGGAACAGATGACTATTTTATGGGAAGAAGTCTAGATGTTTTTATTTCGAGACTGCGTAAAATCTTAGCCAACGAGCAAGGCATTTCGATTGAAAACCTACATGGAATTGGGTTTAGATTTTCTATTGGGTAA
- a CDS encoding MBL fold metallo-hydrolase, which translates to MKLHHLRNATLVIETEKHVILVDPMLGKRKTIPPFTIFRYKPKRNPLVALPKNSRDILSRVTHCLITHLHADHIDKAGEVFLRRKSIPVICSSKDEKALVQRGLSVIQTLEYWEPQKFLDGKITGIPAIHGYGFIAKLMGNVMGFLIELADQKSIYISSDTIFTAHVEKVLTQFKPDISIVACGTARLDIGQPLLMRMDDILKFVTLAPGKVLANHLEALNHCPTTRLQLKTALSDHGLLTKTSIPNDGECIEY; encoded by the coding sequence ATGAAATTACATCATTTGCGAAATGCCACTTTGGTAATTGAAACAGAGAAGCATGTCATTTTAGTTGACCCAATGTTAGGTAAAAGAAAAACAATTCCGCCTTTTACTATTTTCAGATATAAACCGAAAAGAAATCCGTTGGTGGCACTGCCAAAAAACAGTCGCGACATCTTAAGTCGAGTTACGCATTGTTTGATTACACATTTGCATGCAGATCATATTGATAAAGCCGGCGAGGTTTTTTTAAGACGAAAGAGCATTCCTGTTATTTGCAGTTCTAAAGACGAAAAAGCGCTCGTTCAAAGAGGACTTAGTGTAATTCAGACTCTAGAATATTGGGAACCACAAAAGTTCTTAGACGGAAAAATTACTGGAATTCCAGCTATTCATGGTTATGGTTTTATCGCCAAATTAATGGGAAATGTCATGGGATTTCTTATTGAATTAGCCGATCAAAAATCAATTTATATTAGTTCTGATACTATTTTTACAGCACATGTAGAAAAGGTTTTAACGCAATTTAAACCTGATATTTCGATTGTAGCCTGCGGAACTGCAAGACTTGATATTGGACAGCCATTATTAATGCGAATGGATGACATTTTAAAATTTGTCACACTTGCTCCTGGAAAAGTTCTTGCAAATCATTTAGAGGCTTTAAACCATTGTCCGACAACAAGACTTCAATTAAAAACGGCTCTTTCAGATCATGGTCTTTTAACTAAAACTTCTATCCCAAATGATGGAGAATGTATTGAATATTAA